TAGAACTCCAATGATGATTCAAGGCCGTTTTGGTAACCAGCGACCTTTTCTGTGTCGGGGGGCAACCACATCATGGCCTGGTGGAAGCTTTGGTAGCCCCGCCACGCTTTTTGTGGCGGGGGCGTTTGGTCGCAGTATGCGGAAAGCCTACAGTTATGGTCAGATTCACGAAAGGGCCCCCGCCGGGCAAAAAACCCGCCGCGGCGGGGGGCTACCAAAGCAACACCGGGGTGCCGCATACATGCGTTCTTTGCATGTGTGCGCATGCCTGCGAGAGAGGGTATGCCATGAGGGTAGAGATCATTTCGACTTTTCATCAAGGACCTCGTACGCCGCAGATTCGGAGAGACATTAGTTGGTTGGCGAAACTGAAATCAACTGTTGGTACTGAGGAGGGATGTATGCGGTTTCTTAAGATTGGCACTTTTTTCTTGATACTGTTTGTTACGGCAAATGGCTATTCTCAGGGCTCACAGACGACCAAGCCGGACCCCCAGTCCGCGACTCAAACTCAATCGACTCCACCAGATCAGCGAGTGAAATCGCCGCTTGCTTTTGGTTTGGAAGATGGGACCCCCGTCAAACTGCGTCTCAGTCGAACCATCTCGTCAGCAGACGCCCATGTCGACGACCGAGTCGATTTTGAGGTTCTAGAGGGCATCAAAGTTGGTGAGGTCCTGGTGATACCCAAAGGTGGGATCGCGTGGGGGACGGTGACCGAGGCTCAAGCGAAACGCAGAATGGCGCGTGGTGGAAAACTGAATATTAACATTGATGCCGCTCGACTCCTATCGGGTGAAAAAGCCGCATTGCGTGCGATTAAAGAAGTCAAAGGCGGCGGTCATACCGGAGCGATGACGGGTGGTATCGTCGCCACCAGCATCGTGTTCTTTCCCGCGGCCCCATTCTTCCTATTCATGCACGGGAAGGACATCACAATCCCAAAGGGCACGGAGATAACCGCTTATATCAACGGTGACATGAGCTTGGATCCAAAGAAGTTTGAAACCAAGCCAGCGGGTGAAGCGTCGTCAACACCTGCTGTTCCATCCCCCGCGATGAAACCAATCGATACCAAACCGAGCGCTGAAATATCCGCCGTCTCAATAAAGTCTGTACCTGAGGGGGCTGAGATAACGGTTGATGGTAAGTATGTGGGGAGCACTCCATCCACTTTGCAGCTCACCCCAGGCGATCACACGATTTCCATTGAGAAATCAGGGTTCCAAATGTGGCAGAGAACGATTTCAGTGACAACCGGAAGCTCAGTAACTGTGGAGGCAATGTTGGAAAAGGTTCCCGAAACAAAGCCATTGGTGCCGTGACTAAGTTATTGAGATTGCATGTCCGCAAAGAATCTTCGGACTCGGCAACTTCTCGAAGTCGACTACTGTCCGCATGTTCATAACGACGCACCCGATTTCTTAGTGTTGGCTAACTTCTCGATTTTGGCAACTGTCTTTAGGTTAACAACGAGGTGACAACATGGACCCCCTATCCGCATTCAGGACTGAAGTTCTCAGACCAATAGTAACAATCGTTGTCCCAGGGTCCATAGCGACGGCACCTTTTGTCCTCCTGGCGAGGTATTACTTTCCCCAAACGTATACTCTGTGGGAACAGCACCCTTCGGCCTTCGTGACTATTCTCACCGTTTGTGTATTGGCAGTTGGATTCATTCTCGAAGACTTGGGTGGGCATATAGAGAAGGATCTTTGGGACCACAGAATCAAAAAGAAATATCAACGACATGATGAAGACTGGTACAAATACCTGCAGTTAAGATTGCAGGATGAAATTATCGGGCAGAGGTACATTCAGGATATCAAGACCCGCATGAAGTTTGAACTCTCGATGGTTCCAGCGCTGCTGATTTTCTTAATTGGACTTATATGGACAAACGCAGAATACAAGCTGTGGTCTACGTGCGGAAGTATTGTGAGCTCAATCATCATTCTTATAATTGCGGCGTATCTCGCTTATGAATCTTTCTTGAGCGCTGAGATTCTATCGAAAACAAGAAAGCTGATCTTGGACGCCGCCAGTGGGATGGCCCCCAAAATATGATCCGGCTGCACTCCATAACCCATTGTTCGACCCAAGATAGAAGAAAGTATGCAACAAAGGGGGTCAGCGAATTTCGGTGCCCGACCCGAACAATGCTGGCGGGCGAAGTTCTGGATTCATCAATAAGCACCTGTGGGAGAGAATTTCAATGTGCACCTATACAATCAATCGAATTTTGTTTTTTCGAGCCGCAGTTGGAGTCCTTGCCGCACTGTTATGGTCTTGCACAGTCGCCCAGACGGATTGCGGACAAATTTGTAGAAAATTTGTAGGGTCAGGTCGAAATTTTCAATTTTTCTCATCCGCCATAATCACAATTGAGAATTTAGACTTGACATATGCTTGTTGGTTGGCTGACGCGGTAATAAACCCTCGTATCCCGTAAGTATGCGTACTTCGGGATTGATATTGGGCTGAACTCTATGAGGATACCTTGGATGCTATTGTCGTATGACGTAATGCCACTCCTTGTGTTTTTGTTTACTGTTGTGGCTTTTGCGAGGGTCGCTTGGGGACTGGGGCTGACCTTCGGCAGGACGAGAAACGTCTTCGCGCTAAGCGAGAGTGCCAGGTCTCAAAATTCAACAGGTTGATTGTTGAGACCAAGCACCAACAATAATGTCCGGCTCGTCCAGGTCCGGAAATTGAGAGTCACCACCCGGCATGCCAGTCCCCTTCGAGGGGACTTGTCCTAATACAGCCCGCCGGTTTACCGGCGGGAGACTTGGCAAGCTGGAAGTCGTACCCCGATTCATCGGGGTTGAGTGGGAATGGGTCGGTCGTTAACGGCCGACCGGGGTATGAGGTCAACCCCGATGAATCGGGGTGCAAAACCGAGGGGGGTGGGCTTCCCCGCCGGTAAACCGGCGGGCTGTACGCAATCAAGCCCCCCGAGGGGGACTGGGATCTCTCGCATGGATCGCGCTGTGGCCCGGAAGAATGCGAAGGTGCCAGATCTCTCAATTCAACAAGTTGATGGTTGAGACCCGGGACCTCCAATTCTTATCAGCAACAGGGGGTCAGGCACCGACATTCGCCAACTCTCAAAATTCAACAAGTTGATTATTGAGACTAAGCACCAACAATTAAGTCCGGCTCGTCCGGGTCCGGAAATTGAGAGTCACCGCCCGGGCATGCCAGTCCCCTTTGAGGGGACTTGTCTTAATACAGCCCGCCGGTTTACCGGCGGGAACGGGCGCGTTGGAGGTCGTACCCCGATTCATCGGGGTTGGGAAATGGGTCGGTCGTTAACGGCCGACCCGGAGATAAGGTCAACCCCGATGAATCGGGGTGCAAAACCGAGGGGGGTGGGGTTCCTCGCCGGTAAACCGGCGGGCTGTACGCAATCAAGTCCCCCGAGGGGGACTGGGATCCCGGTCGCGCTGTGCCCGGAAGCGGTGCTGAGCGAGTCGGGAAGCGAAAG
This genomic window from Terriglobia bacterium contains:
- a CDS encoding PEGA domain-containing protein, whose amino-acid sequence is MRFLKIGTFFLILFVTANGYSQGSQTTKPDPQSATQTQSTPPDQRVKSPLAFGLEDGTPVKLRLSRTISSADAHVDDRVDFEVLEGIKVGEVLVIPKGGIAWGTVTEAQAKRRMARGGKLNINIDAARLLSGEKAALRAIKEVKGGGHTGAMTGGIVATSIVFFPAAPFFLFMHGKDITIPKGTEITAYINGDMSLDPKKFETKPAGEASSTPAVPSPAMKPIDTKPSAEISAVSIKSVPEGAEITVDGKYVGSTPSTLQLTPGDHTISIEKSGFQMWQRTISVTTGSSVTVEAMLEKVPETKPLVP